A stretch of Rhododendron vialii isolate Sample 1 chromosome 4a, ASM3025357v1 DNA encodes these proteins:
- the LOC131321665 gene encoding adenylate isopentenyltransferase 5, chloroplastic — translation MRISFSACKQAQPLVGFPGGLHMDSYIPWRRKEKVVVVMGATGTGKSRLSIDLATRFPAEIVNSDKMQVYKGLGIATNKVTEEECHGVPHHLLGLVDPYTDFTPFDFCRHASLAVESISRRNRLPIIAGGSNSFIKALVNDDMEFRSKYECCLLWVDVSLPVLHSFVSDRVDRMVEAGLVDEVRVIFDPSADYTRGIRRAIGVPEMDQFLRNEANVDDETKDMLLRGAIEKIKSNNCKLACCQLQNIMRLQNQLEWKMHRLDATEAFLKHGTDAEEAWEKLVARPSTAIVDHFLCQDDFMAAITAPATISAAAVLGASSAAAIAAATH, via the coding sequence ATGAGAATTTCTTTCTCTGCTTGTAAGCAAGCGCAGCCTCTGGTGGGTTTCCCCGGGGGGCTGCATATGGATTCGTACATACCTTGGCGCCGGAAggagaaggtggtggtggtcatgGGAGCGACCGGCACAGGAAAATCGAGGCTTTCCATCGACTTGGCTACTCGATTTCCGGCCGAGATTGTCAACTCGGATAAGATGCAAGTCTACAAGGGTCTCGGCATTGCCACCAACAAAGTCACCGAGGAGGAGTGCCACGGCGTGCCCCATCATTTGCTGGGGCTAGTGGATCCTTACACGGATTTCACGCCCTTTGATTTCTGCCGTCATGCATCGCTCGCCGTTGAATCCATCTCCAGGCGGAATCGGCTTCCAATCATCGCCGGCGGGTCCAATTCATTTATCAAGGCTCTGGTGAACGACGACATGGAATTCCGGTCGAAATACGAATGTTGTCTTTTGTGGGTGGATGTGTCTTTGCCAGTCCTGCATTCGTTCGTCTCAGACCGGGTGGATCGGATGGTAGAAGCCGGTTTAGTAGACGAAGTTAGGGTGATTTTTGATCCAAGCGCTGATTACACGCGTGGAATTAGGCGTGCTATCGGAGTGCCCGAAATGGATCAGTTTCTACGGAATGAAGCAAATGTTGATGATGAGACCAAAGATATGCTGCTCAGGGGAGCAATCGAGAAAATCAAGTCTAACAACTGCAAATTGGCTTGTTGTCAGTTGCAAAACATTATGAGGCTACAAAATCAACTGGAGTGGAAAATGCACCGCCTCGATGCCACCGAAGCTTTCTTGAAGCACGGGACCGATGCAGAGGAGGCTTGGGAGAAGCTCGTGGCTAGACCGAGCACCGCAATCGTGGACCATTTCCTATGCCAAGATGACTTCATGGCGGCCATCACGGCTCCCGCCACCATCTCTGCGGCCGCCGTCCTTGGAGCATCTTCTGCCGCCGCAATCGCGGCCGCAACTCACTAG